A single genomic interval of Hydractinia symbiolongicarpus strain clone_291-10 chromosome 8, HSymV2.1, whole genome shotgun sequence harbors:
- the LOC130655807 gene encoding serine/threonine-protein kinase 33-like isoform X1, which yields MRILDIKVVSQISQIFFSDQSINAAYHIILNNHILWHLFIEMSFRYRSNQGSSRQIQHTRIENGSDIEVLYAFGSLLGKGSFGTVTEAIRKTDETVWAVKVINKEKAGTSAVKLLEREVAIMKKVNHPNIIHLEEVFETNSKMFLVMELCALGGLEEHLLSKGCLPEKDILCIVQQLVDAVAYMHENDIIHRDLKLDNILLAKPENDATFNIKLTDFGLSYTRGGTGSDYMMNQMVGTPIYMAPEVITNYGYSQQCDIWSIGVILYKLLSGDSPFMADTEEELFELIRKGNINFESPVWSTVSQAAKQLVEAMLKVDPAHRLTSKEILCHPWIKGEQDVKGNVTTNVLEMMKQYNLEQKQIAEKQRKETNNNLTSDIELSNSSQARARSSLTPCKSLVKKALSSTSIALSPCHKESGKPSSATLSPRPSEKTGIIKSNSVPSYMQRTKSSKGSKSLNTKLSAKK from the exons ATGAGAATTCTTGACATTAAAGTAGTTTCgcaaatttcgcaaatttttttttcagatcagTCAATCAATGCAGCATATCACATAATATTAAACAATCATATCTTATGGCATCTATTTATCGAAATGTCATTTCGATATCGTTCGAATCAAGGTTCTAGTAGACAAATACAGCATACCCGTATTGAAAATGGATCTGACATTGAGGTGTTATATGCATTTGGATCACTTCTTGGTAAAGGAAGTTTTGGCACAGTCACTGAAGCTATAAGAAAGACGGATGAAACAGTGTGGGCTGTAAAAGTTATCAATAAGGAAAAA GCTGGTACCTCTGCTGTGAAACTCCTGGAGAGGGAGGTTGCAATCATGAAAAAGGTCAATCATCCCAATATAATTCATTTGGAGGAGGTTTTCGAAACAAACAGT AAAATGTTTTTGGTGATGGAGCTATGTGCACTTGGTGGTTTAGAAGAGCACCTACTATCGAAAGGATGTTTGCCTGAAAAG GACATATTGTGTATTGTGCAGCAACTTGTTGATGCTGTGGCCTATATGCATGAGAATG ATATAATTCACCGAGATTTAAAGTTGGACAATATTTTGCTTGCTAAGCCGGAAAACGATGCAACATTCAacataaaa TTAACCGATTTCGGACTTTCCTATACACGTGGAGGGACAGGAAGCGACTACATGATGAATCAAATGGTTGGCACGCCAATTTACATGG CGCCGGAAGTGATCACAAATTATGGATATAGTCAACAATGCGATATATGGAGCATAGGAGTTATCTTATATAAATT GCTGAGTGGTGATTCTCCGTTTATGGCAGATACTGAAGAAGAGCTGTTTGAACTTATCAGGAAAGGCAACATCAATTTTGAATCACCAGTTTGGAGTACAGTATCACAAGCAG CGAAGCAGTTAGTCGAAGCCATGTTGAAAGTCGATCCAGCACATCGTTTAACTTCGAAAGAGATATTATGCCATCCTTGGATAAAA GGAGAACAAGATGTGAAAGGCAACGTAACTACTAACGTGCTCGAAATGATGAAACAATACAATCTTGAACAAAAACAG ATTGCAGAAAAACAACGAAAGGAAACAAACAATAACTTAACT agtGATATAGAACTATCAAATTCATCACAAGCACGCGCAAGATCAAGCCTAACTCCCTGCAAAAGTCTTGTAAAGAAGGCACTTTCCTCAACTAGCATTGCTCTATCACCGTGTCATAAGGAAAGTGGTAAGCCTTCTTCAGCAACTTTATCTCCCCGACCAAGCGAGAAGACAGGAATCATCAAGAGCAATAGTGTACCAAGCTATATGCAACGTACGAAAAGTTCAAAAGGttcaaaatcgctaaatacaaagCTTAGTGCAAAGAAATAA
- the LOC130655807 gene encoding serine/threonine-protein kinase 33-like isoform X2, whose protein sequence is MRILDIKVVSQISQIFFSDQSINAAYHIILNNHILWHLFIEMSFRYRSNQGSSRQIQHTRIENGSDIEVLYAFGSLLGKGSFGTVTEAIRKTDETVWAVKVINKEKAGTSAVKLLEREVAIMKKKMFLVMELCALGGLEEHLLSKGCLPEKDILCIVQQLVDAVAYMHENDIIHRDLKLDNILLAKPENDATFNIKLTDFGLSYTRGGTGSDYMMNQMVGTPIYMAPEVITNYGYSQQCDIWSIGVILYKLLSGDSPFMADTEEELFELIRKGNINFESPVWSTVSQAAKQLVEAMLKVDPAHRLTSKEILCHPWIKGEQDVKGNVTTNVLEMMKQYNLEQKQIAEKQRKETNNNLTSDIELSNSSQARARSSLTPCKSLVKKALSSTSIALSPCHKESGKPSSATLSPRPSEKTGIIKSNSVPSYMQRTKSSKGSKSLNTKLSAKK, encoded by the exons ATGAGAATTCTTGACATTAAAGTAGTTTCgcaaatttcgcaaatttttttttcagatcagTCAATCAATGCAGCATATCACATAATATTAAACAATCATATCTTATGGCATCTATTTATCGAAATGTCATTTCGATATCGTTCGAATCAAGGTTCTAGTAGACAAATACAGCATACCCGTATTGAAAATGGATCTGACATTGAGGTGTTATATGCATTTGGATCACTTCTTGGTAAAGGAAGTTTTGGCACAGTCACTGAAGCTATAAGAAAGACGGATGAAACAGTGTGGGCTGTAAAAGTTATCAATAAGGAAAAA GCTGGTACCTCTGCTGTGAAACTCCTGGAGAGGGAGGTTGCAATCATGAAAAAG AAAATGTTTTTGGTGATGGAGCTATGTGCACTTGGTGGTTTAGAAGAGCACCTACTATCGAAAGGATGTTTGCCTGAAAAG GACATATTGTGTATTGTGCAGCAACTTGTTGATGCTGTGGCCTATATGCATGAGAATG ATATAATTCACCGAGATTTAAAGTTGGACAATATTTTGCTTGCTAAGCCGGAAAACGATGCAACATTCAacataaaa TTAACCGATTTCGGACTTTCCTATACACGTGGAGGGACAGGAAGCGACTACATGATGAATCAAATGGTTGGCACGCCAATTTACATGG CGCCGGAAGTGATCACAAATTATGGATATAGTCAACAATGCGATATATGGAGCATAGGAGTTATCTTATATAAATT GCTGAGTGGTGATTCTCCGTTTATGGCAGATACTGAAGAAGAGCTGTTTGAACTTATCAGGAAAGGCAACATCAATTTTGAATCACCAGTTTGGAGTACAGTATCACAAGCAG CGAAGCAGTTAGTCGAAGCCATGTTGAAAGTCGATCCAGCACATCGTTTAACTTCGAAAGAGATATTATGCCATCCTTGGATAAAA GGAGAACAAGATGTGAAAGGCAACGTAACTACTAACGTGCTCGAAATGATGAAACAATACAATCTTGAACAAAAACAG ATTGCAGAAAAACAACGAAAGGAAACAAACAATAACTTAACT agtGATATAGAACTATCAAATTCATCACAAGCACGCGCAAGATCAAGCCTAACTCCCTGCAAAAGTCTTGTAAAGAAGGCACTTTCCTCAACTAGCATTGCTCTATCACCGTGTCATAAGGAAAGTGGTAAGCCTTCTTCAGCAACTTTATCTCCCCGACCAAGCGAGAAGACAGGAATCATCAAGAGCAATAGTGTACCAAGCTATATGCAACGTACGAAAAGTTCAAAAGGttcaaaatcgctaaatacaaagCTTAGTGCAAAGAAATAA
- the LOC130655807 gene encoding serine/threonine-protein kinase 33-like isoform X3, whose protein sequence is MSFRYRSNQGSSRQIQHTRIENGSDIEVLYAFGSLLGKGSFGTVTEAIRKTDETVWAVKVINKEKAGTSAVKLLEREVAIMKKVNHPNIIHLEEVFETNSKMFLVMELCALGGLEEHLLSKGCLPEKDILCIVQQLVDAVAYMHENDIIHRDLKLDNILLAKPENDATFNIKLTDFGLSYTRGGTGSDYMMNQMVGTPIYMAPEVITNYGYSQQCDIWSIGVILYKLLSGDSPFMADTEEELFELIRKGNINFESPVWSTVSQAAKQLVEAMLKVDPAHRLTSKEILCHPWIKGEQDVKGNVTTNVLEMMKQYNLEQKQIAEKQRKETNNNLTSDIELSNSSQARARSSLTPCKSLVKKALSSTSIALSPCHKESGKPSSATLSPRPSEKTGIIKSNSVPSYMQRTKSSKGSKSLNTKLSAKK, encoded by the exons ATGTCATTTCGATATCGTTCGAATCAAGGTTCTAGTAGACAAATACAGCATACCCGTATTGAAAATGGATCTGACATTGAGGTGTTATATGCATTTGGATCACTTCTTGGTAAAGGAAGTTTTGGCACAGTCACTGAAGCTATAAGAAAGACGGATGAAACAGTGTGGGCTGTAAAAGTTATCAATAAGGAAAAA GCTGGTACCTCTGCTGTGAAACTCCTGGAGAGGGAGGTTGCAATCATGAAAAAGGTCAATCATCCCAATATAATTCATTTGGAGGAGGTTTTCGAAACAAACAGT AAAATGTTTTTGGTGATGGAGCTATGTGCACTTGGTGGTTTAGAAGAGCACCTACTATCGAAAGGATGTTTGCCTGAAAAG GACATATTGTGTATTGTGCAGCAACTTGTTGATGCTGTGGCCTATATGCATGAGAATG ATATAATTCACCGAGATTTAAAGTTGGACAATATTTTGCTTGCTAAGCCGGAAAACGATGCAACATTCAacataaaa TTAACCGATTTCGGACTTTCCTATACACGTGGAGGGACAGGAAGCGACTACATGATGAATCAAATGGTTGGCACGCCAATTTACATGG CGCCGGAAGTGATCACAAATTATGGATATAGTCAACAATGCGATATATGGAGCATAGGAGTTATCTTATATAAATT GCTGAGTGGTGATTCTCCGTTTATGGCAGATACTGAAGAAGAGCTGTTTGAACTTATCAGGAAAGGCAACATCAATTTTGAATCACCAGTTTGGAGTACAGTATCACAAGCAG CGAAGCAGTTAGTCGAAGCCATGTTGAAAGTCGATCCAGCACATCGTTTAACTTCGAAAGAGATATTATGCCATCCTTGGATAAAA GGAGAACAAGATGTGAAAGGCAACGTAACTACTAACGTGCTCGAAATGATGAAACAATACAATCTTGAACAAAAACAG ATTGCAGAAAAACAACGAAAGGAAACAAACAATAACTTAACT agtGATATAGAACTATCAAATTCATCACAAGCACGCGCAAGATCAAGCCTAACTCCCTGCAAAAGTCTTGTAAAGAAGGCACTTTCCTCAACTAGCATTGCTCTATCACCGTGTCATAAGGAAAGTGGTAAGCCTTCTTCAGCAACTTTATCTCCCCGACCAAGCGAGAAGACAGGAATCATCAAGAGCAATAGTGTACCAAGCTATATGCAACGTACGAAAAGTTCAAAAGGttcaaaatcgctaaatacaaagCTTAGTGCAAAGAAATAA